The genomic stretch AAAAGGCTGCACCAGTTGAGAGTCATGTACAGATGTCCTCCTACACATGTGCCGTATGATGAGGTCATGCGCATCATCCTTACGGGCAGAGAATCTCGTTGCTGGTTGGACAGAATCTGCGTGTCCCGACCCCCCCACATCTGGTGCCGGGTAAAATAAAGAGTTTAACGAATCCATCGCAGCCACCACATCTGGTGCCCGTTTTCTCGGGGCCCCAGCGCACTTTCGAGTTGACTGCAGCTGCCGCGGCCGCGCCCAGACCCCCCAGAGCGGCCACACTTCTTCCTCCTCCCATTTCCTGATTCCTCCTCCGATATATCCTGCCGGCGTCCTCCCCTGCCTCAAGCTCACCGTCCGTCTCCTACTGCAGCCGATCGACCAAAAGTCCGCAGCACGCAGCCAAGTCCGTCACGGAGCTATCTAGACCGACGCCATGACGTGGAACAGGTCCCCGGCCGCCGTCAGCAGCGCCGGGACGACCCCCgccgccgtggccgtggccgtcgACCACGGCGGCGACGGCCACGACACCGGCCTGGCGcgcctccgggagctcgggtaCAAGCAGGAGCTCAAGCGCGACCTCTCGTACGTCCCTCCCTCGTCACCTCCGTCATCGCCGATcgccttctttctttctttcttccaTTTCTTTGCcccggccggcggcggccacTCACACTCGTTCCGTatcgacgacggcgacggcgacggcgcgcTCGTTTGTTCGTGTGTGCCACAGGGTGCTGTCCAACTTCGccttctccttctccatcaTCTCGGTGCTGACGGGGATCACGACGCTCTACAACACGGGGCTCAACTTCGGAGGCCCCACCACCATGACGTTCGGCTGGTTCGTGGCCGGCGCCTTCACCATGGCCGTCGGCACCTCCATGGCCGAGATCTGCTCCTCCTTCCCCACCTCCGGCGGGCTCTACTACTGGAGCGCGCGCCTCTCCGGCCACCGCTGGGCGCCCTTCGCCTCCTGGATCACCGGATGGTACGCCAACTAACTACCCGGACCCGGCCGTTCGCAGTCGTCGCGGCATGCATCTCGAATTCTCGATCGTTATTCGTTATCCGCCGCGTGCGTTGCGTTCTACTGTAGCTTTTTCAGAGAACTGCTCGATCGCCGGGTTTCTTGTCTCGTTTTATTAGGAATTGGGAATTTTTGGACGGTTGAACTTTGGAGAGGAGATGGGGAGGATCATGTGAACTGCGACTGCttggttgtgtgtgtgtgtgactaCAATATTGTCGCTTTTCCTTGATTCCTTCTTGTGTGGCACCGCAACGGCGTGAGCGACATGCAACTTGGcatgtttctcttttttttatttctctctctctctctctccattttTTCCTCATGGATGGATGGAAATTGCTTTACTTGTTTGATTGAGTTCGCCAAATAGGGATGGAAGACTCGTTAGGATTGACAAAAATGGAgtctttgtttttatttggaGTTGGAACCATGTGGCATGTGTGCCCTGGCCATTGGTCAATATGCGCGCTTTCACCTAACTATGCACGAAGGACACTGCCCTGCCACTCCGGGGGACACTAAATTTGTCAGTTTAGGGACACCTATGTGGAGAAACTTTCTTCCTTTCGTCtgccaaaatttttaaaaaaaattaaagcaGTAGTATTTCCGTATATGGTCGGGGATTAATTAGTGGACACCTATCTGACTGAGGCTTAAAACAACCATCAGCCTTTCAGTAAACGGTTGCTTCAGTTACATAGTACATTATTTGGGAGTTGACAAATGCGATCCCATCGCATTCGGCCCTGGTTGAGACAAGGACTTCTAGCGATGAACACAGCGACAACTTCCCTGCATTTAGATATGGGTTAGTTCAAGAACGGAGAAACCTTGTTGGTCATATTCATTCTCTATTTAAACCCGCGAAGCCAACCAAATTAAGTTTCCATCACGTTGCTGATGtactatatatatttaattgtaCATTTCTTTTCTTCTCAGCCTCTAATCTAACTTAAACATACGTGTCTTTTTTCTGTCCGTGTGACTGCTTTCAGGTTCAATGTTGTCGGACAGGTGAGCCATCATTTGCCTGAACCTGAACCTCGTTTTCCTTCCCAAGTGAGAGCGACTGACTGGTTGCTCACTGAGCCTTTGCTGGTGCTGTTGTGCAGTGGGCGGTGACCACGAGCGTGGACTACTCCCTGGCGCAGCTGATCCAGGTGATCATCCTGCTTGCCACCGGCGGCAAGAACGGCGGCGGCTACCTGGCGTCCAAGTACGTGGTGATCGCCTTCCACGCCGCCATCCTGCTCAGCCACGCCGTCATCAACAGCCTCCCCATCACCGTCCTCTCCTTCTTCGGCCAGTTCGCCGCCGCCTGGAACATGCTAGGTAAGGTAGTCACACACTCTCTGCACTTGGCATCATATTCATGGCAAGCACATGCATGGCAATGGCAACATTCATTGGCTTTTTGTTTACGGCTGCTAAGATGCATGTCAGTGAGATACTGGAGTACTAGTTCTGAATGAATGCATAAATATTCCTGCACGCTCTGCAGGTGTGTTTGTGCTGATGATTGCCGTGCCGACCGTTGCCACCGAGCGGGCGAGCGCCGAGTTCGTGTTCACCCACTTCAACACCGACAACGGCGCCGGGATTCGCAGCAACCTGTACATCTTTGTCCTGGGCCTGCTCATGAGCCAGTACACGCTCACAGGATACGACGCCTCTGCACATATGGTGAGCACTACATGAACGTCGTCGTGACACGCAAGAGAGAACCTTTCAGAGCTCCATCTGCAGATAGCTAACAATCCTGACGATGATGATGCGATGCAGACTGAAGAGACGAAGAACGCGGACAAGAACGGGCCGATCGGCATCATCAGCGCGATCGGCATCTCCATCCTGGTGGGCTGGGGTTACATCCTGGGCATCACGTTCGCGGTGAAGGACATCCCGTACCTGCTGAGCCCCGACAACGACGCCGGCGGCTACGCCATCGCCGAGGTGTTCTACCTGGCCTTCAAGAGCCGGTACGGCAGCGGCGTGGGCGGGATCGCCTGCCTCGGGGTCGTCGCCGTCGCCATCTACTTCTGCGGCATGAGCTCCGTCACCAGCAACTCCAGGATGGCCTACGCCTTCTCCAGGGACGGCGCCATGCCTTTCTCCTCCGTCTGGCACAAGGTCAACGGCCAGGAAGTGCCCATCAACGCCGTCTGGCTCTCGGCTTTCATCGCGCTCTGCATGGCGCTCCCGGTATGTTCCTTTCACATGCATGTCATGTCAGTACGTACTTGCCATTGCCATGATCGACGATGCTGTCAACGACGTGTTGCTGACTGCTCGATCTCTCATCTATGCAGTCCCTGGGCAGCCTGGTGGCGTTCCAGGCGATGGTGTCGATCGCGACGATCGGGCTGTATATCTCGTACGCGCTGCCGATCCTGTTCCGGGTGACGCTGGCGCGCAAGTACTTCGTGCCGGGCCCGTTCAACCTGGGACGCTACGGGGTGCTCGTCGGCTGGGTGGCCGTGCTCTGGGTGGCCACCATCACCGTGCTCTTCTCGCTGCCGGTCACGTACCCGGTCACCAAGGACACGCTCAACTACACACCCGTCGCCGTCGGGGGCCtcttcgtcctcgtcctcgggtCCTGGGTGCTCAGCGCCAGGCACTGGTTCAAGGGCCCCGTCACCAATCTCGACGGATGAATTGAATCGCGCGGTGGAGGACTAGtgggcggctgctgctgctctagGCCTGTAGCTAGGCTGCCTGCTGCTTTGTTCAACATGTAAAGTGTGCGTGAGTAGAGGCAGGGAAGAGTTGGAGGCAACGACATGTTGTAACTAGTACTTTGTTCCAAAAAGGACTAGCAAGGAAACCGATATGGAATGAATTTTCTCGTCGATTGATAAATGCATCTAAGAAGTAGGATTGAGCATATCATGgcatgtttttttaaaaaaaaaaatatatagaggCACACATATATCATACACATGATATGTAGCCGTATATATACGATCTCATTGTTAGGGATTGTCCAGAGTGGTAGGTCGACATATACAGCGCATGCAGATCGACCCAAGACGACAGCAGACGAGCAGTTACAGAGGAAGGAAGGCAGAAGCAGTTCAAGGCATCGATGAACAGAATAGCCAAGAGGCTTCTCCTACCTCCATGGCATTGCCCCTGTTCTTTCTCCTCATCTAGTCTCTAGGTCTAGAGTTCTCTGTCTTACCCATTTCTAATCCTCCACACCTCCGTCTAGATGGCCAATTTCATCTCTCTATCCCTAAGATCGTGTACTCCAATTTCATCTCTGTATCCCTGAGATTGTGTACTCCAATTTCATCTCTCTATCCCTAAGATCGTGTACTCCAATTTCATCTCCCTATCCTTGAGATTGTGTACTCCAATTTGTATTTGAATCAAGATTATCAGCCTTTTCGCTTGGCCGATAAGCTATGACTGAAactactgttcgctgatttgttgtgagagaaaaatggtGCTGAATGGTTGGCATTTCGGCAGACAATCTCAAGCAAACAAGTTGTATGTGAACCAATCAAGGTTATGTCACTACGTGCCAGCGATTGGTACCATAAACTTTGATCCTCGGCTTCCACATCACCACCTAGACAGATTGGAGCAGTGAGGATTGTGGCACCATGTTGGTGATTGTTCTGTGGCTCGAATCAAGTTGATTGTAAGGGGGTATTGTGTTCACCCCGCGGGAGAATCACGAAGAACAACTCTAGTGGAATGGTCTAGGCTAGTTGGAGTGCTTTTTGTTGATTGGATTCTTGTGACACCCAAGTtgagggttaaccatgacagtCTTGTTAGCACGCGAATCAATCACCTAGAAACTCACCTCAACGAGGACGTAGGTTGCCAATAAACAAACAAACCTCGAGgataaatcttgtgtcatctctcacCCCGGTAGTTTGCTACTCACACTTGCGCCGTACTTTTGTATACCATGTTTGTGTGGTAGTTTTGTTAGTGTAGCTTTCTAGTTTTAGTTGGTAGAAGTACCTAGTTTAGTTGATTCACTAGTTTAACTCGACTAGAGTAGTGCTAGCTTATTCGTTTGTTTGAGTGAACTAATAATAGTGGTAGCTTGGTACTATAATTGTTTAGAAGGCCTGGCACTAGGTGAATTAGGTTGTGAAAAGTAGTGGCTATTAGGATTGTATTTTAATCTAACTGTCACTGTGCTCTATATGCTATTCACCCTCTCTAATTATCTAGATCCTTTTAGTACCGGACATCTTCGGTGAATGTTAGTGCCTAGACTCTAATCTCCAGCTGAAAAATGCCTTTAGTAAAATATTGTGATGTCACTCCGGTGAGGTTCAGAGCTTGAACTTTCCCATGCCTCTCTGGTGGCCGCCAGGATTGGGGCTATGCTGTCAGTCCATGAGCTCTCGAAGCTTCAATATGACTAGTATGGTGCACGCCGGACGTCAGTGTGTTGTGCCCTCACTGGAGAGCTTCAGTGAGCGAAAAATCACTACACGAACAACACTTCTCTCAGTCTTTGCAAGCATGGTAAAATAGTTTGGTTTCTAGTTTCCACATATGCTAAATTAAGTTGTGCGTGAATTAGCACTACTAAGTAATGCCAAGGTATTTGAGAAAGAAATATAACACTATAGCATGAATCCCTTGAAAGCACCATCCTTAGTACCATGGTTAGCTAGACATACAAAGACACTAGATACCAATTGAGATCATTATTATAAGGATGGTTCTAATTTCCACTTGGAACAACAACTAAAAGCTCTGGACACCATTTAAAAGCTACTAGTCAAGTCATCAAGCAAGCTTATGTTGAGCAAACACCACATACAAAGCAATATACTACTTGAAAGACAACAATGGAAATGCAAGCACTCATATGTGTTGCACATCACAAATGCACTCATATGAGTCTGCtttccctacttgtgtgcttctcaaAAATTTGATCCACATCCATTCTTCTATATTTCTCTTGTGTTCATCTTCTCGCCATCGGGATATCTTTGTGTCCATCTTCTCcttctttgtcatcaatttccacaaAAAGATGACACCACGCTTGAATTAATGCTTGAATACTTGGGGGTAGATACCACACATTGATGGAGATGATaacttgaaatcatcttgtattGTTAATGAGCTTTCTTCTCATTGACTTTAACTAGTTGATTTGCATAAGCTTGAAACTCGGTTTGAACCCTCTTCAAGCTTATTCACATGCCCATGATTGGTTATCTTATTGAGGTTGAATTTAGCACTTGAATATCTGATAAGCCTGATTCAAACACTTGAATTTGCGTGCTCATGAACaactcatatgctaccactagaatcatataaacatagaagcaatagtggtagaaTATGAACTTAAAACCTGCATCAATGCATCACATGGATGCCTGATGGCATGAACAGTCAGCAACTCATAACTTGCAACCATGTGTCTAGTCTTTGATGGCGCATTTGATGCATCAAAAGTTCATGTGAGATGGTACGTATGTCAGTTGCTAAATGTTTCATCAGCTCTTGAAGTGCAGGAAAACCTAGTTATTGGCATCAATGACAAGGTTGGTCCCATTGCAATAAATGTTGATATGAAACCTTAAGAAGCCTTGAGCATGGAATAACTGCAGGAAATTCATAATCATATTCATCAACCTTCTGTAGTCCTTATCTTACGGccaatgaaaacaaaataaagccTACAGCAGACCACCTCGACACCACCTAGACGGCGCGGCCTCATACTTTTTATATTCCAACCAACAAAATATGAATTTAACAAGTTGGGGTCGTAAGCTTAGCACATCAACCAAACAAGAAGGCTTTCATCCGGTTTGGTCCCGTTTCTAaatattagctagctaaaatttagtcattttagtagctaaattttaaacacactgactaaaaatgagctaaaataatttagagTAGAGGTGCAAACCCCTTCAAATTTCCTAAAAAAAAGAGCCTGTTCGTTTGTCTGAAAAATCATATCTGAAAACActatttgctgatttattgtgagagaaaaaacatTGCTGAATGATTATCCACTAATTATTTAAGAGTAACTAAAATAgttttagttagctaaaatttagtaagggAACAAAACATGACCAAATATTTTTTTAGTCAAGTATAACCATATCTAGTTTTTAGCTaggttagggggtgtttggttggagttgttaaagtATAACAGTACtataatattttcgttttatttgacaattagtgtccaatcatagtCTAATTAAGCTCAAAAGACTCTTCTCACAATTACTCTCTAgccatgtttttagttttgtaaatagtgtatatttaatacttcatgcatgtgtctaaacattcgatgtgacagacgaTAAAGTTTACCAACGATAACCAAACAACCCCTGGTGTTTGGTTtgattgttaaagtttaacagatatGGTAGTATTTccgttttatttaacaattagtgtTTCAATTATAAATatattaggctcaaaaaatctataaattactctctagctacgtttttaattttataaataatttatatttaatactacgtACATATGTCCAATACGAGTACTTTAACGGCAACCAAACGGGGAGCCAATCAACTGATCGAACGTGTATACAAACTGCTGTGAGCCTGGGACACGCATATACAGGGC from Sorghum bicolor cultivar BTx623 chromosome 3, Sorghum_bicolor_NCBIv3, whole genome shotgun sequence encodes the following:
- the LOC8082228 gene encoding amino-acid permease BAT1 homolog isoform X2, producing MTWNRSPAAVSSAGTTPAAVAVAVDHGGDGHDTGLARLRELGYKQELKRDLSVLSNFAFSFSIISVLTGITTLYNTGLNFGGPTTMTFGWFVAGAFTMAVGTSMAEICSSFPTSGGLYYWSARLSGHRWAPFASWITGWFNVVGQWAVTTSVDYSLAQLIQVIILLATGGKNGGGYLASKYVVIAFHAAILLSHAVINSLPITVLSFFGQFAAAWNMLGVFVLMIAVPTVATERASAEFVFTHFNTDNGAGIRSNLYIFVLGLLMSQYTLTGYDASAHMTEETKNADKNGPIGIISAIGISILVGWGYILGITFAVKDIPYLLSPDNDAGGYAIAEVFYLAFKSRYGSGVGGIACLGVVAVAIYFCGMSSVTSNSRMAYAFSRDGAMPFSSVWHKVNGQEVPINAVWLSAFIALCMALPSLGSLVAFQAMVSIATIGLYISYALPILFRVTLARKYFVPGPFNLGRYGVLVGWVAVLWVATITVLFSLPVTYPVTKDTLNYTPVAVGGLFVLVLGSWVLSARHWFKGPVTNLDG
- the LOC8082228 gene encoding amino-acid permease BAT1 homolog isoform X3, translating into MLQITHTQTIISQSRAEQRSHPDQEARGRAGEASEERSMEAKNGYSYSPLAGDDHEAAAAAAEVISTTGAGFGGDDVKLRLLGYKQQLKRDLSVVANFSVSFSIISVITGVTTLYGTGLQFGGPVTMVYGWPIAGAFTVAVGLAMAEICSAYPTSGGLYFWSARLCTHRRWGPFAAWLTGWVLSNFAFSFSIISVLTGITTLYNTGLNFGGPTTMTFGWFVAGAFTMAVGTSMAEICSSFPTSGGLYYWSARLSGHRWAPFASWITGWFNVVGQWAVTTSVDYSLAQLIQVIILLATGGKNGGGYLASKYVVIAFHAAILLSHAVINSLPITVLSFFGQFAAAWNMLGVFVLMIAVPTVATERASAEFVFTHFNTDNGAGIRSNLYIFVLGLLMSQYTLTGYDASAHMTEETKNADKNGPIGIISAIGISILVGWGYILGITFAVKDIPYLLSPDNDAGGYAIAEVFYLAFKSRYGSGVGGIACLGVVAVAIYFCGMSSVTSNSRMAYAFSRDGAMPFSSVWHKVNGQEVPINAVWLSAFIALCMALPSLGSLVAFQAMVSIATIGLYISYALPILFRVTLARKYFVPGPFNLGRYGVLVGWVAVLWVATITVLFSLPVTYPVTKDTLNYTPVAVGGLFVLVLGSWVLSARHWFKGPVTNLDG
- the LOC8082228 gene encoding amino-acid permease BAT1 homolog isoform X1 is translated as MLQITHTQTIISQSRAEQRSHPDQEARGRAGEASEERSMEAKNGYSYSPLAGDDHEAAAAAAEVISTTGAGFGGDDVKLRLLGYKQQLKRDLSVVANFSVSFSIISVITGVTTLYGTGLQFGGPVTMVYGWPIAGAFTVAVGLAMAEICSAYPTSGGLYFWSARLCTHRRWGPFAAWLTGWFNVVGQWAVTTSVDYSLAQLIQVIILLATGGKNGGGYLASKYVVIAFHAAILLSHAVINSLPITVLSFFGQFAAAWNMLGVFVLMIAVPTVATERASAEFVFTHFNTDNGAGIRSNLYIFVLGLLMSQYTLTGYDASAHMTEETKNADKNGPIGIISAIGISILVGWGYILGITFAVKDIPYLLSPDNDAGGYAIAEVFYLAFKSRYGSGVGGIACLGVVAVAIYFCGMSSVTSNSRMAYAFSRDGAMPFSSVWHKVNGQEVPINAVWLSAFIALCMALPSLGSLVAFQAMVSIATIGLYISYALPILFRVTLARKYFVPGPFNLGRYGVLVGWVAVLWVATITVLFSLPVTYPVTKDTLNYTPVAVGGLFVLVLGSWVLSARHWFKGPVTNLDG